CAGCGAAGAGGCGCTGCTGACCGGTCCGCTGGAGCCGACCAATGAGCCCTATGCCATTGCCAAAATCGCCGGCATCCGGTTGTGCGATGCATATAACCGGCAGTACGGAACCAATTTTATTTCCGCCATGCCAACCAATATGTACGGGCCGGGAGACAACTATCATCCTGAAAACTCCCATGTCCTGCCCGCCATGATTCGCAAAATGCATCTCGCAAAATCGCTTGAAAATGAAGATTTTGACGAACTGATGCGCGTATACGCGCGTGAGTTGTCAGTTGTTCGTTGTCAGTCGGCAGGGACAGTCCCGGCGGCTCAACAGCCTGACAACCGGGAGCTGATGGAGTGGCTGGCCAAATCCGGCATTACTCAATCGGAAATCGGAAATCGGAAATCTGCAATTTGTTTATCTCTCTGGGGAACCGGAACCCCGCTGCGCGAATTTCTTTACAGCGACGACCTCGCCGAAGCCTGTCTCTTTCTCGTTGAAAAAGTAAACTACAGCGATCTGGCATTCACCGACGCCTCCGGCACCGTGCAGTCGCACATCAACATCGGCTCAGGCAAAGAAGCCGCGATCCGGGAGATCGCCGAAACCGTTAAAGAAGTCGTCGGATTTCAAGGAGAAATCGCGTGGGATTCCAGTCAGCCGGACGGCACACCGCGCAAGCTCATGGATTCGTCTCGCATCAACACACTCGGCTGGACACCGCAGATTTCTCTGAAAGAGGGAATCGCGCGGGCCTATCAGGATTTTCTGTCGCGTATTCACTCCGTGCAGAGATGAGCAGGATTCAGTCCACGGCTCTGCAGGCCGATAACCCTCTGCAATGCTCGGCATTCATCGACCGGCGCACATCATGAAAGAGTCACATCGCATAATTTTAAATACACTCGCCACCTACGGCCGGTCGGTCTTTGCGATGGTGGTCACCCTGTTCACTGCCCGCTGGATACTGCAGGCCCTTGGCGAGACAGACTTTGGTCTATATGGCGTTGTCGGCAGCCTGATCCTGATCATCACGTTTTTAAACGGAGCGATGACAGTCGGCGTCGCCCGGTTTTATGCCTACTCCATCGGCCGGGGCGATCACCTTCCGGAGGGTGAGGCCGCGGCGGAGCTGCAGCGCTGGTTCAATACAGCCTTTTCCATCCATGCGATTCTGCCGCTGCTGCTGGTACTGATCGGCTACCCGCTGGGTACTTATGCGATCAAACACTGGCTGATCATTCCGGCCGAGCGGCTGGAAGCTTCGATTTGGGTCTTCAGAATATCGCTGATTACCGGCGTGGTGAATGTGTGGTCGGTCCCCTTTCTATCCATGTTTACGGCGCATCAACTGATCTCGGAACTGGCAGTGTTTGATATCATGCGCTCTTTGTTCACATTTTTCTGTGCATACTGGCTGTTAAAAGTTCAATCCGACCGGCTGATTATTTATGCGGTTTATATGATGCTGATCAATGCCGGCATACCTCTGCTGCAATCCCTGAGAGCCGTGCTTAAATTTAAGGCGTGCCGCATCAGGCTCTCCTATCTGTACAACAGCGAGTATCTAAAAAAGCTGTTCGGTTTTGTCAGCTGGAAGATGTTCGGTATGGGCTGTGTAGTTTCCAGAACGCAAGGCGGTCCCATCCTCATCAATCTCTTCTTCGGTCCGCAGGTCAATGCCGCCTTTAATATCGCCAACCGGGTCTCCATTCAGGCAACGATGCTTTCAACCGCTCTGATGGGGGCGTTTCAGCCTGCGATTACATCGATGGAGGGGCGTGGAGACAGGCGCATGATGCTGGCTACGGCGCTGCAGGTGTGCAAGTTCGGCTCCCTGCTGGTCCTGCTGTTTGTCATCCCGCTGATGCTGGAGATGGACTATGTACTGCGGCTCTGGTTGAAAACTCCGCCCGCATTTTCCGGGATTTTGTGCCAGTGGATGCTGGCGATGCTGGTCATCGACCGGTTGACCGCCGGGCACATGCTCGCCGTCAATGCACATGGCAAAATCGCGCTCTATGAGCTGGTGCAGGGGACACTTTTGGTGCTTGCTCTGCCCCTTGCCTGGATCTTTTTCAGGCTGAAGAGCGGTCCGGCCGGCATGGGGATTGCCCTGTTTATTTCAATGGGTCTTTATTGTGCCGGCCGGCTGGTTTTTGGCCGGGCACTTCTGCAGCTGCCGGTCACAGTTTGGATCAGGCGGGTGGCGCTTCCGGTTGGGCTGCTCTCCATCTGTGCGCTCGCGGCGGGCTGGGGTGTGATGTGGTCGATGGATGAAGGATTTTACAGGCTCTGTTTTACGACGGCAGCCACAGGAATCTGTTCTGCGGCACTGGGCTGGGTTTTGGTACTGACCCGCGCAGAGCGGGAATTTGTCCGCAATCTGGTTAAAAAGATGATTTTACGGATGCGTCCCTCCTTTTAGCTGTCCCGTCGGCTTGGGGTTGCAAAAAACTACGACGCTTGATTGAGAATGATACGATGAAAATTTTAATTTTAGGCGGTACTGGAGCGATGGGACATCACCTCGTCCAGTTACTTGCGGATCGCGGGGAAGAGGTAACGGTTACCTCCCGCTCTGCCAGGAGCTCTCAGGAGAGGCTTCGTTATATACAAGGCGATGCCAAAGAGATGGGCTTTCTCAGTGCTATTCTCAATGAGGAGCATTGGGATGTCATTGTGGATTTTATGGTCTATTCCACCCGCGCTTTTAAAGAACGGATCAGAGCGCTGTTAGAGGCGACGTCGCATTACGTATTTTTAAGCTCCTCCAGGGTATATGCTCAATCCGGCAGCCCGCTTACAGAGACATCCCCCCGCCTGTTGGATGTTTCGCCGGACGCAACCTTTCTCGCTTCAGACGAATATTCACTTTCCAAAGCACGCCAGGAAGATATTCTGCGGCACTCAGGAAAAGATCACTGGACCGTCATCCGCCCCTATATCACATACAGTGAAGAGCGGTTGCAGCTGGGTGTACTGGAAAAAGAGGAGTGGCTCTATCGGGCTTTGCGGGGGAGGACGATCGTCTTTTCCAAAGATATCCATTCAAAGAGTACAACGATGACCTACGGGGGAGATGTCGCTGCCGCCATAGCACATGTAGTCGGACAGACTGCTGCCTTGGGAGAGGTTTTTCATATCACGGCTGCACATTCTGTCGCATGGGCGGATGTGCTGGCTCTATATCTGGAGGTATTAGAAAAGCATCTCGGGCAGAGACCAAAGGTTTTATTGCAGAATCTGAAACAGTTTATGAGATGTAAGCATTCAAAATATCAGATCATATATGATCGGCTGTTTGACCGGCGGTTCGACTCTTCAAAGATCTATCAGCTTGCGGGTATGCCGGATTTTACGCCCGCAGACGCAGGTCTAAAACGATGCCTGGAACAATTTTTAGATCAGCCGAGATTTCGTGAGATCGATTGGATTACTGAAGCTTTAATGGATCGGCAGACAAGAGAGAGGGCCCCTTTCCGTGAGATAAAGGGATTGGAAGGCAAGTTGTGTTACTGCTTGTTTAGATATTTCGGAGCTCCCCCCTCTTTTCGCAGGCTTGCCGTGCGCGTGCGCTCTTTGGTTCTGCGCACGAAGCATTGCCGAAAAAAGTGAGCCGCATTTAATTTTAGATTATGAAAATCTGTACCTCCCGGCAGATAAAAATACAGTTAAAATGGGATTGAATATGACGCACTACTACACAGATGAAAAACAGGTTCAGGTTGTGATTGCTCTGCTGAAAGCGCACGGAATCCGAAAAATTATTGCCTCCCCGGGTACAACAAATATGACGTTCGTGATGAGTCTTAAGTCAGATCCCCACTTCAAACTGTTTTCAGCGGTGGACGAGCGCTCTGCGGCGTATATGGCGTGCGGGCTGGCAGAGGAGTGCGGTGAGCCGGTAGTGATCAGCTGTACGGGGGCAACAGCCTCCCGGAATTATATGCCCGGCCTGACCGAAGCGCACTATCGCAAACTGCCGGTTCTTGCCATTACGGCTACGCGGCCGCTCTCTGAGGTGGGGCATCATACCGCTCAGGTGATTGATCGCAGTGTATTTCCAAAAGACACAGTTGTGCATTCGGTTTCCCTGCCGGTGATTAAAGATGCGGAAGATCAGTGGGACTGTGAGATCAAAGCCAATCGCGCCATCCTGGCGCTCACCCATCGCGGCGGCGGTCCGGTTCATATCAACCTGCCCACCACCTACTGCCGGTCGTACGATACGAAAAAGCTGCCCGAGTGCCGGATTATCCAGCGCATCGGCCCCGATTCCGGGTTTCCCGCGCTGCCGAAGGGCGGGCGGGTGGGCATCTTTGTGGGCTCACACGCGGTTATGCCGGCAGAGCTGACCAGCGCTATTGACCGGTTCTGTGCGGTCTATAACGGGGCGGTATTCTGTGATCACACAAGCGGTTACCGGGGGGCATACCGCGTAGCGTTTTCCATTGTCGGATGCCAGCAGACGTTCGACACATCCGGATTTTATCCGGATGTGCTCATCCATATCGGCGAGATTACCGGCGATTATTATCTGAGGGTTTCCGCCGGACAGGTCTGGCGGGTTTGTGAAGACGGGGAGATCCGCGATAAGTTTCGCAAGCTGCGTTACGTCTTTGATATGAGCGAACGCCGGTTCTTTGACCATTATACCCGCCAGAGCGGCGGGGGACAGGAAGACCGGTATCTGCAGGAGTGTCTGGCATGTGTTGAGCGGATGCACGCGAAGATTCCGAAGCTGCCCTTTTCCAATATTTCCATCGCCAGACGGCTGGCACCCCATATTCCGCCGGGTGCAGTGCTGCATTTCGGAATTCTCAACAGCCTGCGCGCCTGGAACTTTTTTGAACTGCCGGCAGGAGTCGCCGCCATGTGCAATGTCGGGGGATTCGGCATCGACGGTTGTGTCTCCTCACTGATCGGGGCCTCGCTGGCCGACCGCAATAAATTATATTTCGGAGTCATCGGCGATCTGGCCTTTTTTTATGATATGAACGTTCTTGGCAACCGGCACATCGGCAACAATGTCCGGATCCTGCTCATCAATAACGGCAAGGGAATGGAGTTTGGATTTTCATTCCACCCGGCGGCGCTTTTCGGGGCCGAAGCGGATGCGTTCGTGGCGGCAAAAGGCCATTTCGGCAGGCAGTCCCGGCAGCTGGTGAAAAACTTTGCCGAAAATCTCGGCTTCGAATATCTCTCGGCGGCAAACGAGCAGGAGCTGGAGGAAGTGTACGAGCGGTTTATGACGCCGGAACTGACCGAACGCCCTGTGCTGCTCGAAGTTTTTACGAACGATGATGAGGAGTCGCAGGCGATGGACCTCATGATGTCTCTGGAGAAGGATATCAAATCCGAAGTGGTGAATCTGGCCAGACAGGCGATCGGCGCGAAGGGAATCAAGGTGCTGAAGAAGCTCACCAAAGGGTAGAAGTATACAGGTCCGGGGTGCCTTCAGGATCTGAAAAGACCGTCCGCCAGGGGAAGAAAACAGCGTACGCCTGATGTTGCCGTTAATTTAAAGGATATTATGAATAAGGTTAGTATAAAACAGCACGTCCTGGATCATCTCTGTTTAATTCGTGATGTGATCTTCACACTTCGCCCGCGAGCTTACATCGCGGCGGCGCCGACACACGCCAACCTCGGCGATCAGGCGCAGCTGATGTGTCTGGAACTGTGGATTCAGAAGAACTATCCGGAGCACAAACTAGTCCGTATCCCGATTTCTCTGCTTGCGGCACATGTGGTGCTGGTTTCCGGATATTTTCTTGCAGCGGTGCGGTGCATGCTGGTAATCGGTACCCTGCGGGTTTTTTCGCGGGGAAAGGATATTATTTTCGGGCATAGCGGCTATTTCTTTATTGATCATCACAGCGGCTGGTATTCGTTTGCCCGGCTGGCCGGCGCATTGCCGAAAACCAGGCTCGTGATCATGCCGCAGACTGTAAACTTCATGAATCCGGTTATTCGCAATACAGCGGCGCAGATTTTTGACGGGCACCCTGACACCACGATTATCTGCCGGGATGAAACATCGTTGGAAAAGGCCCGGGAAATGTTCAGCCGGTGCCGGCTGCTGCTCTGTCCGGATATCGTAACCACGCTCATCGGTTCAGAGCGCAACCGCCCTGAAAAACGGAGCGGGATTCTTTTCTGTATGCGCAGCGATGTGGAATCCTTCTACGCCAGGGAAAAAATGGAGGATATGGCTGCCAGGCTCGCAATTCCCCGGACGGAGTTTTCTGATACGACGATTGCGGCGGATGCGTGGACCGTCCGGAATGAAAAGGAGCGGCTCATCAATGAATATCTCGATTATGCGGCCTCGTTTGCGGTTGTGGTAACGGACCGTTATCACGGAGCGATCTTTTCGCTGATTGCGGAGACGCCGGTAGTCGTGATTGATTCCGCAGACCACAAGCTAAGAAGCGGAGTCGCGTGGTATCCGGCAGAGATATTCGGGCGCAATATCGTATTTGCCGGGTCGCTGGAAGAGGCGGAAAAAAAGGTGAAGGCCTTCCTGGCGGATACGGAACGGCGGGAGGCGCTTCCTCCGTATTTCAAAGAAAAATATTATGAGCACTTAAAAGCCCGCCTATAAAAGCTGTAGAAGCAGAGCAGTTTTGTATGGACACAGGAAACATGATCAGCGGCAGATCGATTGTTATCGGCATTGCGGGCGGGACGGGATCAGGCAAGAGTACGCTGGCGCATGCGGTGTGCAAACGCCTGGGCGGGGATGCGTCGATGCTTCTTTCTCAGGACTCCTATTATAAAGACCGCAGCGATATTCCTGTTGAGGAGCGGGCGCTGGTTAATTACGACCATCCGGATGCTCTGGACCTGCCGCTGCTGGCCGCCCATCTTCAGGCCTTGAAGAACGGCCGCTGTGTGACGGTTCCCTGTTACGATTTCACCGCGCATACCCGGCATGACGGATTGGTGACTGCTCCGAAAAAAATCATAGTGGTGGAGGGCATTTTGCTGTTTTCTGATCCACAGGTGCGGGCGGCTTGCGATATTAAGGTTTTTGTGCGTACGGCCGATGACATACGGTTTGTGCGTCGTTTATTGCGCGATATGACCGAACGGGGCCGCACAGCCGGGTCAGTAGTTGAACAATATCTGGAAACAGTCCGCCCGATGCACCGTCAGTTTGCAGCGGATGGAGCCGGCTTTGCAGATTTGGAGGTCGACGGCGAAGCCTGTCTTGAAGAGGGCGTTACAGCAATCATACAATTCATCCGTTCATGCCGGCCGGACTTACTTTAATCACTGCACTTGGTATATTATGAAAATAGCACTCATGGGGTCGTTCCCGATCTATCCTTTCCGCGATCGCGTCAGGTTTTGGAATGACCGTCCCGATCTGACCACCACCTGGAACTATAATCTCGCCTACGCTCTGGCGCGAATTCCGGATCTGGAGGTGCATCTGCTGACGATGGCACCGCTTTGGAAAACAAAAGTTTTCCGCGACAAAAACCTGACCATTCACTTTATCGGGCATCTGCCGAAACTTGATCGATGGGATAACTGGACCCGTATGCGCTACAGCTGCTCCATTTTACGGCGCTATCTGCGCAAGCTTCATCCGGATCTGGTGCATGGAAGCGGAACGGATCATGAATATGGCTATGTTGCGGCGACGAGTAACCGCCCCAATGTGATTACCGTACACGGAGTGATGAAAGAAAATGCCGTGAAAGCTCCGCCGCCGAAAGGATCGGTGGTGTGGCAATATATCCGGCATGAGCCGCTGGCGCTGCAGGCGGCAAAACATCTGATCTCTATAAATCCGTATGTCGAGCAGCAGTTTCCTGAGTATTCCGGGGTAATTCACCGCATCCCGAATCCGATCTCCCCCTCTTTTTTTGAGACCCGCGCAGAAAAAAGAACCGACCTTGTTTTTGTCGGGAAAATGACTGTGCGCAAACGGGTGTTGAATTTGCTGAAGGCGGTGGATCGGATCAGGCAGCGCCTGCCTGATTTGACGGTGCAGTTAATCGGAGGGGGGGAGTC
The sequence above is drawn from the Kiritimatiellales bacterium genome and encodes:
- a CDS encoding thiamine pyrophosphate-binding protein — translated: MGLNMTHYYTDEKQVQVVIALLKAHGIRKIIASPGTTNMTFVMSLKSDPHFKLFSAVDERSAAYMACGLAEECGEPVVISCTGATASRNYMPGLTEAHYRKLPVLAITATRPLSEVGHHTAQVIDRSVFPKDTVVHSVSLPVIKDAEDQWDCEIKANRAILALTHRGGGPVHINLPTTYCRSYDTKKLPECRIIQRIGPDSGFPALPKGGRVGIFVGSHAVMPAELTSAIDRFCAVYNGAVFCDHTSGYRGAYRVAFSIVGCQQTFDTSGFYPDVLIHIGEITGDYYLRVSAGQVWRVCEDGEIRDKFRKLRYVFDMSERRFFDHYTRQSGGGQEDRYLQECLACVERMHAKIPKLPFSNISIARRLAPHIPPGAVLHFGILNSLRAWNFFELPAGVAAMCNVGGFGIDGCVSSLIGASLADRNKLYFGVIGDLAFFYDMNVLGNRHIGNNVRILLINNGKGMEFGFSFHPAALFGAEADAFVAAKGHFGRQSRQLVKNFAENLGFEYLSAANEQELEEVYERFMTPELTERPVLLEVFTNDDEESQAMDLMMSLEKDIKSEVVNLARQAIGAKGIKVLKKLTKG
- a CDS encoding polysaccharide pyruvyl transferase family protein; this encodes MNKVSIKQHVLDHLCLIRDVIFTLRPRAYIAAAPTHANLGDQAQLMCLELWIQKNYPEHKLVRIPISLLAAHVVLVSGYFLAAVRCMLVIGTLRVFSRGKDIIFGHSGYFFIDHHSGWYSFARLAGALPKTRLVIMPQTVNFMNPVIRNTAAQIFDGHPDTTIICRDETSLEKAREMFSRCRLLLCPDIVTTLIGSERNRPEKRSGILFCMRSDVESFYAREKMEDMAARLAIPRTEFSDTTIAADAWTVRNEKERLINEYLDYAASFAVVVTDRYHGAIFSLIAETPVVVIDSADHKLRSGVAWYPAEIFGRNIVFAGSLEEAEKKVKAFLADTERREALPPYFKEKYYEHLKARL
- a CDS encoding glycosyltransferase family 4 protein, with the translated sequence MKIALMGSFPIYPFRDRVRFWNDRPDLTTTWNYNLAYALARIPDLEVHLLTMAPLWKTKVFRDKNLTIHFIGHLPKLDRWDNWTRMRYSCSILRRYLRKLHPDLVHGSGTDHEYGYVAATSNRPNVITVHGVMKENAVKAPPPKGSVVWQYIRHEPLALQAAKHLISINPYVEQQFPEYSGVIHRIPNPISPSFFETRAEKRTDLVFVGKMTVRKRVLNLLKAVDRIRQRLPDLTVQLIGGGESGYIEQIQTSLDRNQLRSNVKFVGPLQPAEVALAVAGAKCLVLPSIEETAPMVIAEALAMGTPVVATDVGGVKYMVDDGVSGFIVPPENIDALAGKLLELLQDEALQRTMSDASRIAADIYHPDTVAQKTRAVYDAVLKEGL
- a CDS encoding GDP-L-fucose synthase, which translates into the protein MKHPTPNPKLPTSNSQPPTANSQLQTPNLPTPNIPCNARIYIAGHLGLVGGGIWRAFERHGYTNLIGRSIDELDLIQQQAVDEFFAAEKPEYVVLVAAKVGGIHANNIYRGQFIYENLMIELNVIHAAYKHGVKKLLFLGSSCIYPRLAPQPISEEALLTGPLEPTNEPYAIAKIAGIRLCDAYNRQYGTNFISAMPTNMYGPGDNYHPENSHVLPAMIRKMHLAKSLENEDFDELMRVYARELSVVRCQSAGTVPAAQQPDNRELMEWLAKSGITQSEIGNRKSAICLSLWGTGTPLREFLYSDDLAEACLFLVEKVNYSDLAFTDASGTVQSHINIGSGKEAAIREIAETVKEVVGFQGEIAWDSSQPDGTPRKLMDSSRINTLGWTPQISLKEGIARAYQDFLSRIHSVQR
- a CDS encoding NAD-dependent epimerase/dehydratase family protein, whose translation is MKILILGGTGAMGHHLVQLLADRGEEVTVTSRSARSSQERLRYIQGDAKEMGFLSAILNEEHWDVIVDFMVYSTRAFKERIRALLEATSHYVFLSSSRVYAQSGSPLTETSPRLLDVSPDATFLASDEYSLSKARQEDILRHSGKDHWTVIRPYITYSEERLQLGVLEKEEWLYRALRGRTIVFSKDIHSKSTTMTYGGDVAAAIAHVVGQTAALGEVFHITAAHSVAWADVLALYLEVLEKHLGQRPKVLLQNLKQFMRCKHSKYQIIYDRLFDRRFDSSKIYQLAGMPDFTPADAGLKRCLEQFLDQPRFREIDWITEALMDRQTRERAPFREIKGLEGKLCYCLFRYFGAPPSFRRLAVRVRSLVLRTKHCRKK
- the udk gene encoding uridine kinase — its product is MDTGNMISGRSIVIGIAGGTGSGKSTLAHAVCKRLGGDASMLLSQDSYYKDRSDIPVEERALVNYDHPDALDLPLLAAHLQALKNGRCVTVPCYDFTAHTRHDGLVTAPKKIIVVEGILLFSDPQVRAACDIKVFVRTADDIRFVRRLLRDMTERGRTAGSVVEQYLETVRPMHRQFAADGAGFADLEVDGEACLEEGVTAIIQFIRSCRPDLL